Within the Quadrisphaera sp. RL12-1S genome, the region CACCATGGCGCAGAACCGCTGGGCGCCGAGGGCGCGCAACCGGTCCTCGGCGCGGGACAGCAGCAGGCCGCCGATGCCGCGCCCGCGGACGTCGGGGTCGACCGCGAGGCGGTAGAGGTTGGCCCGCCACCCGTCCCACCCGGCGATGACCGTCCCGACGACCCGTCCGCCCAGCTCGGCCACCACCAGGGCCCCGGGGTCGCGCTGCACCAGGCGGACCACCGCCTCCGGCTCGTCCGCGGGGCGGGAGGCGTTCTCCCCGGCCCTCGCCCAGAAGCGGAGGAGGGCCTCGGCCTCGTCCGCCCGTCC harbors:
- a CDS encoding GNAT family N-acetyltransferase; this translates as MVDVVLRSGRADEAEALLRFWARAGENASRPADEPEAVVRLVQRDPGALVVAELGGRVVGTVIAGWDGWRANLYRLAVDPDVRGRGIGGLLLSRAEDRLRALGAQRFCAMVLDDNELGRAFWVSAGYAPQDDWRRWVKPASR